The following proteins come from a genomic window of Metarhizium brunneum chromosome 2, complete sequence:
- the QuiR gene encoding NADH:quinone reductase yields the protein MPIVTELTKRLGIRVPVVQGGMMHIGTADLASAVSNAGGLGIITALIFPTPAALRDEIRRCRTLTKKPFAVNITLLPAMVPPDYGAYAQAIIDEGIKIVETAGNSPGPVIKQLKKAGIIVLHKCTTIRHAQSAVKLGVDFLSIDGFECAGHVGESDITNFILLGRARQTLKVPFIASGGFADGHGLAAALLLGASGINMGTRFMATVEAPVHQNIKEAIVKSDEHDTTLLLRRWRNTSRLFKNKVALDALKIEKESQSGEFSEIAPLVSGKRGKEVFVNGDPEHGVWTTGPVMGLIHDVPTCDVLVKRIEKEAEQAFKERSALIVPESKL from the exons ATGCCTATTGTTACCGAGTTGACCAAGCGGCTGGGCATCCGCG TGCCCGTCGTCCAAGGCGGCATGATGCACATCGGTACCGCAGACCTCGCCTCGGCCGTCTCCAACGCCGGCGGTTTAGGCATTATTACGGCCCTCATCTTCCCTACGCCCGCAGCCCTCCGCGACGAAatccgccgctgccgcacCCTTACCAAGAAGCCCTTCGCCGTCAACATCACTCTCCTCCCCGCCATGGTCCCTCCGGACTACGGTGCCTACGCCCAGGCCATCATTGACGAGGGTATCAAGATTGTCGAGACGGCAGGCAACTCTCCCGGCCCTGTCATCAAGCAACTGAAGAAGGCCGGCATCATTGTCCTCCACAAGTGCACTACCATTCGCCATGCCCAGAGCGCCGTTAAGCTTGGCGTCGACTTCCTGTCCATTGACGGCTTCGAGTGTGCCGGCCACGTTGGCGAGAGCGACATCACCAACTTCATTTTGCTGGGTAGAGCCCGTCAGACCCTCAAGGTCCCCTTCATTGCTAGTGGCGGTTTTGCCGATGGCCACGGCCTGGCCGCTGCCCTGCTGCTTGGTGCGTCGGGTATCAACATGGGCACACGGTTCATGGCTACCGTCGAGGCCCCGGTGCACCAGAACATCAAAgaggccattgtcaagaGCGATGAGCACGACACCACTCTGCTGCTGAGAAGGTGGCGCAACACCAGCCGCCTGTTCAAGAATAAGGTTGCCCTCGACGCGCTCAAGATTGAAAAGGAGAGCCAATCCGGCGAGTTTAGCGAAATCGCGCCTCTGGTTAGCGGCAAGCGAGGAAAGGAGGTGTTTGTCAATGGTGACCCAGAGCACGGT GTCTGGACCACCGGCCCTGTCATGGGTCTCATTCACGACGTCCCCACGTGTGATGTGCTGGTGAAGCGTATTGAGAAGGAAGCTGAGCAAGCCTTCAAGGAGAGATCAGCCCTTATTGTCCCCGAGTCCAAGTTGTAA